A window of the Streptomyces sp. Ag109_O5-10 genome harbors these coding sequences:
- a CDS encoding ATP-binding SpoIIE family protein phosphatase — translation MGAIPTQRETVSRVREAPAHDAAPAHGDAPAHDNVQARDSAQARDTAGPRAQGRASLPGSPLAPGSARALVRASFDEWTECGLLRPEQQRVAEDAMVVVSELVTNAVVHAGTDVEVDWWLEDREETAFVVEVTDHHPSRAPRDHPGETPYETPEFGRGLRLVASLAESWGVTYRTGAKSVWARLTGRGGTLPDERQLKVAEILAPEPPQAQSQLHPAHAYAREAAAERGERGDCSHRPERDRDWLNRGALSFLAEASDLLAGQLDENLVAALTGQLIVPRLADWCAVWLEDEATARGGGWGETGGAGGPRLARVWHGSENRIEELRHALEKDPPSAQGGLRSGPEPYPWPGTALGPQGTHGSALAYRLIAGGRPLGTLVIGRSGPDGIPDEINGLVEDFGRRVALAIGAARQYARQATISAVLQRGLLPGAVAEIPGVRSALVYEPCDKGGPSGDFYDLFPAGDGRWCFAVGDVQGKGPEAAVVIGLARPWLRLLAREGYRVADVLDRLNQLLLDDATEAADAAARALVAVGGRALPPGDSPQTRFLSLLYGELTPLDGRGIRCTLASAGHPLPLLLGPDGEVSTAARPQTLLGVVEDETYTSETIELAPGDSLLCVTDGVTERRSGSRQFDDGDGLARALAGCAGLNADLIAERIRRLVHEFGGGQPEDDLALLVLQAE, via the coding sequence ATGGGGGCCATACCCACGCAACGGGAGACCGTCTCCCGGGTCCGTGAGGCGCCTGCGCACGACGCGGCGCCCGCGCACGGCGACGCTCCCGCGCATGACAACGTTCAGGCGCGCGACAGCGCTCAAGCGCGCGACACCGCGGGCCCGCGTGCGCAGGGGCGTGCGTCCCTGCCCGGCAGCCCGCTCGCGCCCGGTTCCGCCCGCGCCCTGGTGCGCGCCTCCTTCGACGAGTGGACGGAGTGCGGCCTGCTCCGCCCGGAGCAGCAGCGGGTCGCCGAGGACGCCATGGTCGTCGTCAGCGAACTCGTCACCAACGCCGTCGTGCACGCCGGCACGGACGTCGAGGTCGACTGGTGGCTGGAGGATCGGGAGGAGACGGCGTTCGTCGTCGAGGTCACCGACCACCATCCCTCCCGCGCGCCCCGCGACCACCCGGGCGAGACGCCGTACGAGACGCCGGAGTTCGGGCGAGGGCTGCGCCTGGTCGCCTCGCTCGCGGAGTCCTGGGGGGTGACGTACCGCACCGGCGCCAAGTCGGTGTGGGCGCGGCTGACCGGCCGTGGCGGCACGCTCCCCGACGAGCGGCAGCTGAAGGTCGCCGAGATCCTCGCCCCCGAGCCACCCCAGGCCCAGTCGCAGCTGCACCCCGCGCACGCGTACGCGCGCGAGGCCGCCGCGGAGCGCGGAGAGCGCGGGGACTGCTCGCACCGCCCCGAGCGGGACCGGGACTGGCTCAACCGGGGCGCGCTGTCCTTCCTCGCCGAGGCCTCCGACCTGCTCGCGGGCCAGCTCGACGAGAACCTGGTGGCGGCGCTCACCGGCCAGCTGATCGTGCCCCGGCTCGCCGACTGGTGCGCGGTGTGGCTGGAGGACGAGGCGACCGCACGGGGCGGCGGCTGGGGCGAAACCGGCGGCGCGGGCGGCCCGCGGCTGGCCCGGGTCTGGCACGGCAGCGAGAACCGCATCGAGGAACTGCGGCACGCCCTGGAGAAGGACCCGCCGTCCGCGCAGGGCGGCTTACGGTCCGGGCCCGAGCCGTATCCCTGGCCCGGCACGGCGCTCGGCCCGCAGGGCACCCACGGCTCGGCGCTCGCCTACCGGCTCATCGCGGGCGGCCGCCCGCTCGGCACGCTGGTCATCGGCCGGTCCGGCCCGGACGGCATCCCCGACGAGATCAACGGCCTCGTGGAGGACTTCGGCCGCCGGGTCGCCCTCGCCATCGGCGCGGCCCGCCAGTACGCCCGCCAGGCCACCATCAGCGCCGTCCTGCAGCGCGGGCTGCTGCCCGGCGCGGTCGCCGAGATCCCGGGCGTGCGCAGCGCGCTGGTCTACGAACCCTGCGACAAGGGCGGCCCCAGCGGCGACTTCTACGACCTCTTCCCGGCCGGCGACGGCCGCTGGTGCTTCGCCGTCGGCGACGTCCAGGGCAAGGGCCCCGAGGCCGCCGTCGTCATCGGCCTCGCCCGGCCCTGGCTGCGGCTCCTCGCCCGCGAGGGCTACCGGGTCGCCGACGTCCTCGACCGCCTCAACCAGCTCCTCCTCGACGACGCCACCGAGGCCGCCGACGCCGCCGCCCGCGCCCTGGTCGCCGTCGGCGGCCGCGCCCTGCCGCCCGGCGACAGCCCGCAGACCCGTTTTCTCTCCCTCCTCTACGGCGAGCTCACCCCCCTCGACGGCCGCGGCATCCGCTGCACCCTCGCCTCCGCCGGGCATCCGCTGCCGCTGCTCCTCGGCCCCGACGGAGAGGTCAGCACCGCCGCCCGCCCGCAGACGCTGCTCGGGGTCGTCGAGGACGAGACGTACACCAGCGAGACCATCGAGCTGGCGCCCGGCGACAGCCTGCTGTGCGTGACCGACGGGGTCACCGAGCGGCGCTCCGGCAGCCGTCAGTTCGACGACGGCGACGGGCTCGCGCGGGCGCTGGCCGGCTGCGCGGGGCTGAACGCCGACCTGATCGCCGAGCGCATCAGACGGCTCGTCCACGAGTTCGGCGGCGGACAGCCGGAGGACGACCTGGCACTCCTCGTCCTCCAGGCGGAGTGA
- the hemW gene encoding radical SAM family heme chaperone HemW, whose amino-acid sequence MPSALPDGEPVPDDGALPASALAGAAARPLGFYLHVPYCATRCGYCDFNTYTATELRGTGGVLASRDNYADTLIDEVRLARKVLGDDPREVRTVFVGGGTPTLLAAADLVRMLGAVRDEFGLAADAEVTTEANPESVDPAYLAALREGGFNRISFGMQSARQHVLRVLDRTHTPGRPEACVAEARAAGFDHVNLDLIYGTPGESDDDWRASLDAAIGAGPDHVSAYALIVEEGTQLARRIRRGEVPMTDDDVHADRYLIADSVLAGAGFDWYEVSNWATSEAGRCLHNELYWRGADWWGAGPGAHSHVGGVRWWNVKHPGAYAAALASGRSPGAGREVLSDEDRRVERILLELRLREGVPLELLKEAGLTASRRALEEGLLEAAPYEQGRAVLTLRGRLLADAVVRDLVD is encoded by the coding sequence ATGCCTTCCGCACTCCCCGACGGCGAGCCCGTCCCCGACGACGGCGCGCTCCCCGCGTCCGCGCTCGCCGGCGCCGCCGCCCGCCCCCTCGGGTTCTACCTGCACGTCCCCTACTGCGCGACCCGCTGCGGCTACTGCGACTTCAACACGTACACGGCGACCGAGCTGCGCGGTACCGGCGGTGTGCTGGCCTCCCGCGACAACTACGCGGACACCCTGATCGACGAGGTCAGGCTCGCGCGGAAGGTCCTCGGCGACGATCCCCGCGAGGTGCGGACCGTGTTCGTCGGGGGCGGTACGCCGACGCTGCTGGCCGCCGCCGACCTCGTACGGATGCTGGGCGCGGTCCGCGACGAGTTCGGGCTCGCCGCCGACGCGGAGGTCACGACCGAGGCGAACCCGGAGTCCGTCGACCCCGCCTACCTCGCGGCCCTGCGCGAGGGCGGCTTCAACCGGATCTCCTTCGGCATGCAGAGCGCACGGCAGCACGTGCTGCGGGTCCTCGACCGCACCCACACCCCGGGACGCCCCGAGGCGTGCGTCGCGGAGGCCCGCGCGGCCGGATTCGACCACGTCAACCTCGACCTGATCTACGGCACCCCCGGCGAGTCCGACGACGACTGGCGGGCCTCCCTGGACGCGGCGATCGGCGCCGGGCCCGACCACGTGTCGGCGTACGCGCTGATCGTCGAGGAGGGCACGCAGCTGGCCCGGCGGATCCGCCGGGGCGAGGTCCCGATGACCGACGACGACGTCCATGCCGACCGCTACCTGATCGCCGACTCGGTGCTGGCGGGCGCGGGCTTCGACTGGTACGAGGTGTCCAACTGGGCCACCTCGGAAGCGGGCCGCTGCTTGCACAACGAGCTGTACTGGCGGGGCGCCGACTGGTGGGGCGCCGGACCGGGGGCGCACTCGCACGTGGGGGGCGTGCGGTGGTGGAACGTGAAGCACCCGGGGGCGTACGCGGCGGCGCTGGCGTCGGGGCGGTCGCCGGGCGCCGGGCGGGAGGTCCTGTCGGACGAGGACCGGAGGGTCGAGCGGATCCTGCTGGAACTGCGGCTGCGGGAGGGGGTGCCGCTGGAACTGCTGAAGGAGGCGGGACTGACGGCCTCGCGGCGGGCGCTGGAGGAGGGGCTGCTGGAGGCCGCACCGTACGAGCAGGGGCGGGCCGTGCTGACGCTGCGGGGGCGGTTGCTGGCGGATGCGGTGGTCAGAGACCTGGTGGACTGA
- a CDS encoding DUF3097 domain-containing protein, translated as MRQYSADLTPPWKKPKPVPEVAAEPGLVVEEPGTGFCGAVIRCEAGTVTLEDRFGKHRVFPLEPRGFLLEGRVVTLVRPTSGGPVRPSRTASGSVAVPGARARVARAGRIYVEGRHDAELVEKVWGDDLRVEGVVVEYLEGVDDLPAIVAEFAPGPDARLGVLVDHLLPGTKEWRIAQSVTSDHALVVGHPYIDIWEAVKPSSLGIDSWPRVPHGQDWKTGVCRALGWPTDNTGAVWQAILARVHSYKDLEPELLGRVEELIDFVTGSGGA; from the coding sequence ATGCGCCAGTACTCCGCCGACCTGACCCCTCCGTGGAAGAAGCCGAAGCCGGTGCCCGAGGTGGCCGCCGAACCCGGTCTGGTGGTCGAGGAGCCGGGTACGGGTTTCTGCGGCGCGGTGATCCGCTGCGAGGCGGGCACGGTCACCCTGGAGGACCGCTTCGGCAAGCACCGCGTCTTCCCGCTGGAACCGCGCGGCTTCCTCCTGGAGGGCCGGGTCGTCACCCTCGTACGCCCCACGTCCGGGGGACCCGTACGTCCCTCCCGTACCGCCTCCGGCTCGGTCGCCGTCCCCGGCGCACGCGCGCGTGTCGCCCGCGCCGGCCGCATCTACGTGGAGGGCCGCCACGACGCGGAACTGGTCGAGAAGGTCTGGGGCGACGACCTGCGCGTCGAGGGCGTGGTCGTGGAGTACCTGGAGGGCGTCGACGACCTCCCCGCCATCGTCGCCGAGTTCGCCCCCGGCCCGGACGCCCGTCTCGGCGTCCTCGTCGACCACCTGCTCCCCGGCACCAAGGAGTGGCGCATCGCCCAGTCGGTCACCAGCGACCACGCCCTGGTCGTCGGCCACCCGTACATCGACATCTGGGAGGCGGTGAAACCGTCGTCCCTGGGCATCGACTCCTGGCCCCGCGTCCCGCACGGCCAGGACTGGAAGACGGGCGTCTGCCGGGCGCTGGGCTGGCCCACCGACAACACGGGCGCCGTCTGGCAGGCGATCCTCGCGCGCGTGCACTCCTACAAGGACCTGGAGCCGGAGCTGCTGGGGCGGGTGGAGGAACTGATCGACTTCGTCACGGGCAGCGGTGGGGCCTGA
- a CDS encoding MBL fold metallo-hydrolase, giving the protein MTVTWEELGWERVAEGVGRCRLPGWDCTAGLVLGAGTALMVDAGSSLAEGARLRTEAQALADRRVTHLALTHPHFDHVFGAAAFAGTALYAAVGAEAVLGYDREALRLDAIRNGLPAGEAEEAADALPLPRHPVSGEWTLDLGDGRQALLANVGPGHTPHDLAVLVPGDPEVVFCGDLVEESGDPQAGPDAVPSRWPAALDRLLSLGGDRALYVPGHGAVVDAAFVRAQRDALAARFGVS; this is encoded by the coding sequence ATGACGGTGACTTGGGAAGAGCTGGGCTGGGAGCGGGTGGCCGAGGGCGTCGGCCGGTGCCGGCTGCCGGGCTGGGACTGCACGGCGGGTCTGGTACTGGGGGCGGGCACGGCCCTGATGGTGGACGCCGGGTCGAGCCTGGCGGAGGGCGCACGGTTGCGTACGGAGGCGCAGGCACTGGCCGACCGCCGTGTGACCCATCTCGCGCTCACCCATCCGCACTTCGACCACGTCTTCGGCGCGGCCGCCTTCGCGGGCACGGCCCTGTACGCGGCGGTGGGCGCCGAGGCCGTCCTCGGGTACGACCGCGAGGCACTCCGCCTGGACGCGATCCGCAACGGCCTGCCGGCCGGGGAGGCCGAGGAGGCGGCCGACGCCCTCCCCCTCCCGCGCCATCCGGTCTCCGGCGAGTGGACCCTCGACCTGGGCGACGGCCGCCAGGCCCTGCTGGCGAACGTGGGCCCCGGCCACACCCCGCACGATCTCGCCGTCCTGGTCCCCGGCGACCCGGAGGTGGTGTTCTGCGGCGACCTGGTGGAGGAGTCCGGCGATCCGCAGGCCGGCCCCGACGCCGTACCGTCGCGGTGGCCCGCCGCCCTCGACCGCCTCCTCTCCCTGGGCGGCGACCGCGCCCTGTACGTGCCCGGTCACGGAGCGGTGGTGGACGCGGCGTTCGTGCGGGCCCAGCGCGACGCCCTGGCCGCCCGTTTCGGCGTGTCGTAG
- the hrcA gene encoding heat-inducible transcriptional repressor HrcA, with translation MLSERRLQVLRAIVQDYVGTEEPVGSKALTERHNLGVSPATVRNDMAALEDEGFIAQPHTSAGRIPTDKGYRLFVDKLAGVKPMSAPERRAIQNFLDGAVDLDDVVARTVRLLAQLTRQVAVVQYPSLTRSTVRHVELLSLAPARLMLVLITDTGRVEQRMVDCPAPFGETSLADLRARLNSRVAGRRFSDVPRLVEDLPEAFEAEDRGTVSAVLSTLLETLVEENEERLMIGGTANLTRFGHDFPLMIRPVLEALEEHVVLLKLMGEAGDSGMTVRIGHENAYEGLNSTSVVSVGYGSGGEAVAKLGVVGPTRMDYPGTMGAVRAVARYVGQILAES, from the coding sequence GTGCTGAGTGAACGCAGGCTTCAGGTATTGCGCGCCATCGTCCAGGACTATGTCGGCACCGAGGAACCCGTCGGTTCGAAGGCGCTGACCGAACGGCACAACCTCGGGGTCTCCCCGGCGACCGTGCGCAACGACATGGCCGCCCTGGAGGACGAGGGGTTCATCGCCCAGCCGCACACCAGCGCGGGGCGGATCCCCACCGACAAGGGGTACCGGCTGTTCGTCGACAAGCTGGCCGGGGTCAAGCCGATGAGCGCGCCCGAGCGGCGGGCCATCCAGAACTTCCTCGACGGCGCCGTCGACCTCGACGACGTTGTGGCGCGGACCGTCCGGCTGCTGGCCCAGCTGACCCGGCAGGTGGCGGTCGTGCAGTACCCGTCGCTGACGCGGTCGACCGTGCGGCACGTGGAACTGCTCTCCCTGGCTCCGGCCCGGCTGATGCTGGTGCTGATCACCGACACCGGGCGGGTCGAGCAGCGGATGGTCGACTGTCCGGCCCCCTTCGGCGAAACGTCTCTCGCGGACCTGCGGGCGCGGCTGAACAGCCGGGTCGCGGGACGCCGGTTCTCGGACGTGCCCCGGCTGGTGGAGGATCTGCCGGAAGCCTTCGAGGCCGAGGACCGCGGCACGGTCTCGGCGGTGCTCTCCACTCTGCTGGAGACGCTCGTCGAGGAGAACGAGGAGCGGCTGATGATCGGCGGCACCGCCAATCTCACCCGCTTCGGACATGACTTTCCCCTCATGATCCGGCCCGTCCTCGAGGCACTGGAGGAACATGTCGTCCTCCTCAAGCTCATGGGCGAGGCGGGGGATTCGGGCATGACCGTACGCATCGGTCACGAGAACGCCTACGAGGGACTCAACTCCACGTCAGTGGTGTCGGTCGGTTACGGTTCGGGCGGCGAGGCAGTCGCCAAGCTCGGCGTGGTCGGACCGACCCGCATGGATTACCCGGGAACGATGGGAGCGGTACGAGCGGTGGCACGGTACGTCGGACAGATCCTGGCGGAGTCGTAA
- the dnaJ gene encoding molecular chaperone DnaJ produces the protein MATDYYAVLGVRRDASQEEIKKAFRRLARELHPDVNPDPKTQERFKEINAAYEVLSDPQKKQVYDLGGDPLSQSGGAGAGGFGAGGFGNFSDIMDAFFGTASQRGPRSRTRRGQDAMIRIEVELDEAAFGTTKDIQVDTAIVCNTCNGEGAAPGTSAQTCDMCRGRGEVSQVTRSFLGQVMTSRPCPQCQGFGTVVPTPCPECAGDGRVRSRRTLTVKIPAGVDNGTRIQLAGEGEVGPGGGPAGDLYVEIHELPHSTFQRRGDDLHCTVTIPMTAASLGTKVPLETLDGLEEVDIRPGTQSGQSIPLHGRGVTHLRGGGRGDLIVHVEVTTPTKLDPEQERLLRELAKLRGEERPQGQFQPGQQGLFSRLKDAFNGR, from the coding sequence GTGGCCACGGACTACTACGCCGTTCTCGGCGTGCGCCGCGACGCGTCGCAGGAAGAGATCAAGAAGGCCTTCCGTCGGCTCGCGCGCGAGCTGCACCCGGACGTCAACCCGGACCCGAAGACCCAGGAGCGGTTCAAGGAGATCAACGCCGCCTACGAGGTGCTCTCCGACCCGCAGAAGAAGCAGGTCTACGACCTCGGCGGGGATCCGCTCTCGCAGAGCGGCGGCGCGGGCGCGGGCGGCTTCGGGGCCGGCGGGTTCGGGAACTTCTCGGACATCATGGACGCGTTCTTCGGTACGGCGTCCCAGCGCGGTCCGCGGTCGCGGACCCGGCGCGGCCAGGACGCGATGATCCGGATCGAGGTCGAGCTCGACGAGGCGGCCTTCGGCACCACCAAGGACATCCAGGTCGACACGGCGATCGTCTGCAACACCTGCAACGGTGAGGGCGCGGCGCCGGGCACCTCCGCCCAGACGTGTGACATGTGCCGGGGCCGCGGTGAGGTCTCGCAGGTGACGCGGTCCTTCCTCGGCCAGGTCATGACCTCGCGGCCGTGCCCGCAGTGCCAGGGGTTCGGGACGGTCGTGCCGACGCCGTGCCCCGAGTGCGCGGGCGACGGGCGGGTGCGGTCGCGGCGGACGCTGACGGTGAAGATCCCGGCCGGTGTCGACAACGGCACGCGGATCCAGCTCGCCGGTGAGGGCGAGGTCGGGCCGGGCGGCGGTCCCGCCGGTGACCTGTACGTCGAGATCCACGAGCTGCCGCACTCGACGTTCCAGCGGCGCGGGGACGACCTGCACTGCACGGTGACGATTCCGATGACGGCGGCGTCGCTCGGTACGAAGGTGCCGCTGGAGACGCTGGACGGTCTCGAGGAGGTCGACATCCGGCCGGGCACGCAGTCCGGGCAGTCGATTCCGCTGCACGGGCGGGGGGTCACGCATCTGCGGGGCGGCGGGCGGGGTGACCTGATCGTGCACGTCGAGGTGACGACGCCGACGAAGCTGGATCCTGAGCAGGAGCGGTTGCTGCGGGAGCTGGCGAAGCTGCGCGGGGAGGAGCGGCCGCAGGGGCAGTTCCAGCCCGGTCAGCAGGGGCTGTTCAGCCGGCTGAAGGACGCGTTCAACGGGCGTTGA
- a CDS encoding nitronate monooxygenase: protein MSSALTDLFPLPIVQAPMAGGVSVPQLAAAVSEAGGLGFLAAGYKTADGMYQEIKQLRGLTGRPFGVNVFMPQPEYAESGAVEVYAHQLAGEAAWYETELGDPDSGRDDGYEAKLAVLLDNPVAAVSFHFGVPAPEVLDSLRRAGTVTLVTATTAEEARAVERAGADVVIAQGVEAGGHQGTHRDVAENDGSGVGLLSLVAQVRETVRIPVVAAGGIMRGGQIAAVLAAGASAAQLGTAFLATPESGAAALHKQALTDPLFTRTALTRAFSGRPARGLVNRFMREHGPYAPAAYPEVHHLTSPLRKAAARSGDAQGMALWAGQGHRMARELPAGQLVETLAAELAAATTALSAAVESKGEGDRR, encoded by the coding sequence ATGTCCTCCGCACTGACCGATCTCTTCCCACTTCCGATCGTGCAGGCCCCCATGGCGGGCGGGGTCTCCGTCCCGCAGCTCGCCGCCGCCGTGTCCGAGGCGGGCGGGCTGGGGTTCCTCGCCGCCGGGTACAAGACCGCCGACGGGATGTACCAGGAGATCAAGCAGTTGCGGGGGCTGACCGGCCGTCCCTTCGGTGTGAACGTGTTCATGCCCCAGCCCGAGTACGCGGAGTCCGGGGCGGTGGAGGTCTACGCGCATCAGCTGGCCGGTGAGGCCGCCTGGTACGAGACCGAGCTCGGCGACCCGGACAGCGGCCGGGACGACGGGTACGAGGCCAAGCTGGCCGTGCTGCTGGACAACCCGGTGGCCGCCGTCTCCTTCCACTTCGGTGTGCCGGCGCCGGAGGTGCTGGACTCCCTGCGGCGGGCCGGGACGGTCACGCTGGTCACCGCCACCACCGCCGAGGAGGCCCGTGCCGTCGAGCGGGCCGGGGCGGACGTGGTGATCGCGCAGGGCGTGGAGGCGGGAGGACATCAGGGCACCCACCGGGACGTCGCGGAGAACGACGGGTCCGGGGTCGGGCTGCTGTCGCTGGTCGCCCAGGTGCGCGAGACCGTCCGGATCCCGGTCGTCGCCGCGGGCGGGATCATGCGCGGCGGCCAGATCGCGGCCGTACTGGCGGCGGGGGCGAGCGCAGCGCAGCTGGGGACGGCCTTCCTCGCCACCCCGGAGTCCGGCGCCGCCGCCCTGCACAAGCAGGCGCTCACCGACCCGCTCTTCACGCGGACCGCGCTGACCCGGGCGTTCTCCGGGCGGCCCGCCCGCGGCCTGGTCAACCGGTTCATGCGCGAGCACGGCCCGTACGCGCCCGCCGCCTACCCGGAGGTCCATCACCTCACCTCCCCGCTGCGCAAGGCCGCCGCCCGGTCCGGGGACGCCCAGGGCATGGCCCTGTGGGCCGGACAGGGCCACCGGATGGCCCGCGAACTGCCCGCCGGTCAGCTGGTGGAGACCCTCGCGGCGGAACTCGCCGCCGCGACGACAGCGTTGTCGGCCGCGGTGGAGAGCAAGGGAGAGGGGGACCGGCGATGA
- a CDS encoding 16S rRNA (uracil(1498)-N(3))-methyltransferase — protein MTAPVFVVEDFPAGGAGQYVLDGPEGRHAVSVKRLQPGEEVVLTDGAGRWAVCEVVAAEGKDRLVVRMTSVSEEPEPSPRITVVQALPKGDRGEVAVETMTEVGVDRIVPWQAARCITQWKGERGLKSLAKWRGTAREAGKQSRRVRFPEVADAATTRQVAALLAEADLAAVLHSDFGHGSEPLAAAELPTGGEIVLVVGPEGGVARDEIALFEEAGAKAYTLGPTVMRTSTAGTAAAALLLGRTGRWS, from the coding sequence ATGACGGCGCCCGTCTTCGTCGTCGAGGACTTCCCCGCCGGTGGTGCCGGACAGTACGTCCTCGACGGGCCCGAGGGCCGGCACGCGGTCTCCGTGAAGCGACTGCAGCCCGGCGAGGAGGTCGTCCTCACCGACGGCGCCGGCCGCTGGGCGGTCTGCGAGGTGGTCGCCGCCGAGGGCAAGGACCGGCTGGTCGTCCGCATGACGTCGGTCTCCGAGGAGCCGGAGCCGTCGCCCCGCATCACCGTCGTCCAGGCACTCCCCAAGGGCGACCGCGGCGAGGTCGCCGTGGAGACCATGACCGAGGTCGGCGTCGACCGGATCGTGCCCTGGCAGGCCGCCCGCTGCATCACCCAGTGGAAGGGCGAGCGGGGCCTCAAGTCGCTGGCCAAGTGGCGGGGCACCGCCCGCGAGGCCGGCAAGCAGTCCCGCCGGGTGCGGTTCCCCGAGGTCGCGGACGCGGCGACGACCAGGCAGGTCGCCGCGCTGCTGGCGGAGGCCGACCTCGCCGCCGTCCTGCACTCCGACTTCGGGCACGGCAGTGAGCCGCTCGCAGCGGCCGAACTGCCCACCGGGGGCGAGATCGTGCTGGTCGTCGGGCCCGAAGGGGGCGTCGCCCGGGACGAGATCGCCCTGTTCGAGGAGGCGGGTGCGAAGGCGTACACCCTGGGGCCTACCGTGATGCGCACGTCGACCGCCGGGACGGCGGCCGCGGCCCTGCTGCTGGGCCGCACCGGCCGGTGGTCCTGA
- a CDS encoding VOC family protein has product MELAQVRLLVTDFAACYRFYAEVLGLRPQSGASEGPYEKFSPHAGSAGIALQDRAMMAAILSELGDAATGHRSLVVLRVDDLDGYCEQITARGAVLVHGPEPMTERMRVAHLKDPEGNLVELQEWLLLRT; this is encoded by the coding sequence GTGGAACTCGCCCAAGTCCGGCTCCTGGTCACCGACTTCGCCGCCTGCTACCGCTTCTACGCCGAGGTGCTCGGGCTGAGGCCGCAGTCGGGGGCGAGCGAGGGGCCGTACGAGAAGTTCAGCCCGCATGCCGGATCGGCGGGGATCGCCCTGCAGGACCGGGCGATGATGGCCGCGATACTCTCCGAACTGGGCGACGCGGCGACCGGGCACCGTTCTCTGGTGGTGCTGCGCGTCGACGACCTGGACGGCTACTGCGAGCAGATCACCGCACGGGGCGCGGTCCTCGTGCACGGACCCGAGCCGATGACCGAACGCATGCGGGTCGCCCACCTGAAGGACCCCGAGGGGAACCTGGTGGAACTCCAGGAGTGGCTGCTGCTGCGGACCTGA